From a single Calonectris borealis chromosome 19, bCalBor7.hap1.2, whole genome shotgun sequence genomic region:
- the BCL7B gene encoding B-cell CLL/lymphoma 7 protein family member B isoform X5, with protein sequence MKKQIHPLNKGVLIFSRSWAVDIGLWKKQDVLCDVLLVAENAYPVLYTVVKDASSAEYKNLRETAYALKQKLVNEGGYASKVCVIPQILHLNDTKNQMEVAEEDVPQQETQENLCDYTSLYPENYILTSRDIPMFLRALVIVVLRFKSYLSDHLGCEIFNLLTLKQYELLSKNLQKVKEQFVLGLPGTGKTIMALKIIERIRNIFHCSANEILYICENQPLKKFVGNEICQSVTRVTFLLGNFPEVKHIVVDEAQNFRPEENWHKRARKLVKEKNGIFWVFLDFFQSTHPYGCGLKFSKLYPQEWLTKVVRNAKQIYNFMSKQMEEILQVRNTCMPYKVLEELFEQAECAHSLSGDYVITENMETSEMATYVTRQCTSYIQQGYTLKDIAILCSTQHAAQVFSQILEPELKRQGKCRMRLVLGTAENVLENVIVIDSIRRFSGLERRIVFGIHPVPLQEEVSLNLLLCVASRANTKFHLLYHKEKMFLRETSLDDSLVLPRAMDTRMLC encoded by the exons atgaaaaaacaaatccaTCCACTTAACAAGGGGGTACTGATATTTTCAAGGAGTTGGGCTGTTGACATTGGATTGTGGAAAAAACAGGATGTTCTGTGTGATGTTCTCTTAGTAGCTGAAAATGCATATCCAGTATTGTATACTGTAGTCAAGGATGCCTCTTCTGCTGAGTATAAAAACTTGAGAGAAACTGCTTATGCATTAAAGCAGAAACTAGTCAATGAGGGAGGATACGCTTCAAAAGTGTGTGTGATTCCCCAAATACTGCACCTGAATGACACAAAGAACCAGATGGAAGTTGCAGAGGAGGACGTTCCCCAGCAAGAAACCCAAGAAAACCTGTGTGATTACACCAGCTTGTACCCAGAGAATTACATCCTCACCTCCAGGGACATCCCCATGTTCCTGCGTGCACTTGTGATTGTTGTGCTGCGCTTTAAGTCCTACTTAAGTGACCATCTTGGCTGTGAGATTTTCAACCTTCTCACTCTCAAACAGTATGAGCTGCTCTCTAAGAACCTGCAGAAAGTCAAGGAGCAGTTTGTCCTTGGTCTTCCTGGAACAGGGAAAACAATCATGGCTTTGAAGATCATTGAGAGgataagaaacatttttcactgttctgcaAATGAGATACTCTACATTTGTGAAAATCAACCCTTGAAGAAGTTTGTGGG aaatgagaTCTGCCAGTCTGTGACACGTGTTACCTTCTTACTTGGGAACTTCCCAGAAGTGAAACACATTGTGGTTGATGAAGCTCAGAATTTTCGTCCTGAAGAAAACTGGCACAAACGTGCCCGGAAGCtagtcaaggaaaaaaatggcattttctgggTCTTCCTGGATTTCTTCCAGTCCACTCACCCGTATGGTTGTGGTCTTAAGTTTTCAAAGCTATATCCTCAGGAATGGTTGACCAAAGTGGTCCGTAATGCCAAGCAAATATACAATTTCATGTCTAAGCAAATGGAGGAAATCCTCCAAGTACGTAACACATGTATGCCCTATAAGGTGCTGGAAGAGTTGTTTGAACAGGCTGAATGTGCCCATTCTTTGTCAGGTGACTACGTAATAACAGAAAATATGGAAACATCTGAAATGGCAACGTATGTGACCAGGCAGTGCACCAGCTATATCCAGCAAGGCTATACCCTCAAAGATATTGCAATCCTGTGCAGTACACAGCATGCAGCCCAGGTGTTCAGTCAGATATTGGAACCTGAGctaaaaagacaaggaaaatgcaGGATGAGGTTGGTCTTGGGGACAGCGGAGAATGTTTTAGAAAATGTTATTGTTATTGACAGCATCCGACGCTTCTCAGGCCTAGAAAGGAGGATTGTGTTTGGCATCCACCCTGTCCCTTTACAAGAGGAGGTATCTCTCAATCTTTTGCTCTGCGTGGCATCCAGAGCCAACACCAAATTCCATTTGCTGTATCACAAAGAAAAGATGTTCTTGAGAGAGACATCTTTAGACGACAGTTTAGTCTTACCTAGAGCTATGGACACTAGAATGCTTTGCTAA